One Archocentrus centrarchus isolate MPI-CPG fArcCen1 chromosome 10, fArcCen1, whole genome shotgun sequence genomic region harbors:
- the LOC115786686 gene encoding DNA damage-inducible transcript 4-like protein, which translates to MVYSSALVFGHLLSEEESSVEMIGKYFFQLKTADRKMSSARRGSVESYEDRESISPFADLDADLEHEERLLQQVVTQQMERRLTEAKASILGCQALLLPHHMTTRISQDVVRASADEPCGLRGASIELYVEAKDGLKYVGSIFPDPSVTSTFELSVIFKADDDGWPSLKHIFDTNKVLKLRPEYRLVKRKLYSSASPVVHDFN; encoded by the exons ATGGTCTATAGCTCGGCTCTGGTCTTTGGACACCTCTTGTCGGAGGAAGAAAGCAGCGTAGAGATGATAGGAAAGTACTTCTTTCAGCTAAAAACAGCGGACCGAAAGATGAGTTCTGCCCGGCGGGGAAGCGTCGAGAGCTACGAAGACAGAGAGAGCATTTCGCCCT TTGCTGACTTGGACGCTGATTTGGAGCATGAAGAGCGGCTCCTCCAGCAGGTTGTGACCCAGCAGATGGAGCGTCGCCTCACAGAGGCCAAGGCTTCCATCCTTGGTTGCCAGGCGCTGCTGCTGCCTCACCATATGACCACCAGGATCAGCCAGGACGTGGTGCGCGCCTCCGCTGATGAGCCCTGTGGGCTCCGGGGAGCCTCCATCGAACTCTACGTTGAAGCCAAAGACGGCCTGAAGTACGTGGGAAGCATCTTCCCCGATCCGAGTGTCACCTCGACTTTTGAGCTGTCCGTGATCTTCAAGGCAGATGACGACGGCTGGCCGTCGCTCAAGCACATCTTCGACACCAACAAAGTGCTGAAGCTGAGACCAGAGTACCGGCTGGTGAAGAGAAAGCTCTACTCCTCTGCCAGTCCTGTTGTTCATGACTTCAACTAG
- the brd8b gene encoding bromodomain-containing protein 8 isoform X1, whose translation MASGIGKHKILNVGPTEPWSVREKLCLASSVMRSGDQNWVSVSRAIKPFAEPGRPPDWFSQKHCASQYSELLEATEAPKRKRGEKGEVVETIEDVIVRRLTAERIEELKKLIRDTQEQYRKLKKEVDLIQMGHMDSQLKELWGEITLKKKQDEEEAEQKRKATETAYQARQAVKNTPKRLPSVTVRSPLGASPPALDSQTDSSVPTPPTETGAGASEDTTTTHSVAQGVGVFLPAADPPGPGPKDGGLAALVDDSPQKRLLAQKATPPPSPLLSELLKKNNLISASPRLVADGDSTGSLTNGIQTATAATALPPGHEVITEGEAEAAVKAELGEETGLVEDLVAVSYMGDELDLETVGDIIAIIEEKVDDPVALDAAAVEAALSLCEESVSEGHTLPSPWDTQELKASEPTPTVQESDPTQTPHDVDTVSAPTPVSQEKQNQTDTKREELLKRNYEGPEVTGSDVTSSVTSDDGAAASEVTEEGTVSKEVTEVTVKSEGEEWSKPEPNPPCLDSEDSSVSGKESKEVKEEEAGSEGDPEELMELKEECGEGEGPYLSEVDRAASESEDGYGPPSQRYTADSLASSPASSSQLSTCGEDQEAVQAQKIWKKAIMLVWRAAANHRYASVFLQPVSDDIAPGYHSIVHRPMDLSAIKKNIESGVIRTTAEFQRDIMLMFQNAVMYNSSDHDVYHMALEMQRDVLEHVQQFLATQLIMQTSESAISAKSLRGREGNRKPGEPAEKDSVPMASPAFLLSLFDGGTRGRRSAMEADLKMKK comes from the exons aaCACAAGATACTGAATGTGGGGCCAACGGAGCCCTGGTCAGTCAGGGAGAAGCTGTGCCTGGCCTCCTCTGTTATGAGGAGCGGTGACCAAAactg GGTAAGTGTAAGTAGAGCCATCAAGCCTTTCGCAGAGCCTGGCCGTCCACCAGACTGGTTCTCGCAGAAG cACTGTGCCTCACAATATTCAGAACTGCTGGAAGCCACAGAAGCGCCTAA GCGTAAGCGCGGTGAAAAGGGCGAGGTGGTCGAGACCATTGAAGATGTCATCGTTCGTAGGCTGACTGCTGAGAGAATAGAGGAGTTAAAAAAACTTATACGAGACACACAAGAGCAATACAG gaAGTTGAAGAAGGAGGTGGATCTAATACAGATGGGTCACATGGACTCTCAGCTGAAGGAGCTCTGGGGAGAGATCACACT aaagaagaaacaagaCGAGGAGGAAGCAGAACAGAAGAGGAAAGCCACAGAAACGGCGTACCAAG CTCGTCAGGCAGTGAAAAACACACCTAAGCGTCTGCCCAGTGTGACTGTACGGTCTCCTCTGGGTGCTAGCCCCCCAGCCCTGGATTCTCAGACTGACTCTTCGGTCCCTACCCCACCCACAGAGACAGGAGCTGGCGCCTCTGAAGATACCACAACCACTCACTCAGTT GCTCAGGGGGTCGGAGTGTTTCTGCCAGCAGCAGACCCTCCAGGACCTGGGCCCAAAGATGGTGGACTCGCTGCTCTAGTAGATGACTCGCCACAGAAAAGGCTTCTAGCCCAGAAGGCCACACCGCCACCCTCACCTCTGCTGTCagaactgctgaaaaaaaacaaccttatTTCAGCCAGCCCTCGCCTG GTTGCAGATGGAGACTCCACTGGGAGTCTAACTAATGGCATACAGACTGCTACAGCAGCCACTGCCTTACCACCTGGTCATGAGGTCATTACAG AGGGTGAAGCGGAGGCTGCGGTGAAAGCGGAGCTCGGTGAGGAGACAGGATTAGTAGAAGACCTTGTGGCTGTGTCTTACATGGGAGACGAACTGGACCTGGAGACAGTAGGAGACATCATTGCCATCATAGAGGAGAAG GTTGATGATCCTGTGGCTTTGGATGCTGCTGCGGTGGAAGCAGCGCTCTCCCTGTGTGAAGAGTCTGTGTCAGAAGGTCACACGCTCCCCAGCCCCTGGGATACCCAGGAACTCAAAGCTTCAGAGCCCACACCGACAGTCCAAGAATCAGACCCCACACAAACACCTCACGATGTGGACACAGTGTCAGCCCCGACACCTGTCAGCCaggagaaacaaaaccagacagatACTAAAAGGGAAGAACTGCTTAAGAGAAACTATGAGGGACCTGAggtgacaggaagtgatgtcacttCTTCTGTCACCTCTGATGATGGCGCAGCAGCAAGTGAAGTTACAGAGGAGGGGACTGTGTCCAAAGAAGTCACTGAAGTTACAGTGAAGAGTGAAGGAGAGGAGTGGAGCAAGCCTGAACCCAACCCACCTTGCTTAG ACTCTGAGGACAGCTCTGTGTCCGGGAAAGAGTCTAAG gaagtgaaggaggaggaggcagggaGTGAGGGTGATCCTGAAGAATTGatggagctgaaggaggagtgTGGCGAGGGGGAGGGTCCCTATTTGTCAGAAGTGGATCGGGCAGCCAGTGAGAGTGAGGATGGATATGGCCCGCCCTCCCAACGCTACACTGCTGATTCACTGGCCAGCAGCCCTGCCTCTTCTTCCCAGCT CTCTACATGTGGTGAGGACCAGGAGGCGGTCCAGGCACAGAAGATCTGGAAGAAGGCGATTATGCTGGTTTGGAGAGCTGCAGCCAACCACAG GTACGCCAGCGTCTTCCTGCAGCCTGTGTCAGACGATATCGCCCCAGGTTATCACAGCATTGTACACAG ACCCATGGACCTGTCAGCCATAAAGAAGAACATCGAGTCTGGTGTTATCCGCACCACTGCTGAGTTCCAGCGCGACATCATGCTGATGTTTCAGAATGCCGTCATGTACAACTCGTCGGACCACGACGTGTACCACATGGCGCTGGAGATGCAGCGCGACGTCCTGGAGCACGTCCAGCAGTTCCTGGCCACCCAACTCATCATGCAGACCTCAGAGAGCGCCATCTCTGCCAAGAGTCTCCGTGGCAGGGAGGGAAACCGTAAACCAGGAGAGCCGGCTGAGAAG GACAGTGTCCCAATGGCCTCTCctgctttccttctctctcttttt GATGGGGGCACCAGGGGTCGCCGGAGTGCCATGGAGGCCGATCTCAAGATGAAGAAATAG
- the brd8b gene encoding bromodomain-containing protein 8 isoform X2 encodes MASGIGKHKILNVGPTEPWSVREKLCLASSVMRSGDQNWVSVSRAIKPFAEPGRPPDWFSQKHCASQYSELLEATEAPKRKRGEKGEVVETIEDVIVRRLTAERIEELKKLIRDTQEQYRKLKKEVDLIQMGHMDSQLKELWGEITLKKKQDEEEAEQKRKATETAYQARQAVKNTPKRLPSVTVRSPLGASPPALDSQTDSSVPTPPTETGAGASEDTTTTHSVAQGVGVFLPAADPPGPGPKDGGLAALVDDSPQKRLLAQKATPPPSPLLSELLKKNNLISASPRLVADGDSTGSLTNGIQTATAATALPPGHEVITEGEAEAAVKAELGEETGLVEDLVAVSYMGDELDLETVGDIIAIIEEKVDDPVALDAAAVEAALSLCEESVSEGHTLPSPWDTQELKASEPTPTVQESDPTQTPHDVDTVSAPTPVSQEKQNQTDTKREELLKRNYEGPEVTGSDVTSSVTSDDGAAASEVTEEGTVSKEVTEVTVKSEGEEWSKPEPNPPCLDSEDSSVSGKESKEVKEEEAGSEGDPEELMELKEECGEGEGPYLSEVDRAASESEDGYGPPSQRYTADSLASSPASSSQLSTCGEDQEAVQAQKIWKKAIMLVWRAAANHRYASVFLQPVSDDIAPGYHSIVHRPMDLSAIKKNIESGVIRTTAEFQRDIMLMFQNAVMYNSSDHDVYHMALEMQRDVLEHVQQFLATQLIMQTSESAISAKSLRGREGNRKPGEPAEKDGGTRGRRSAMEADLKMKK; translated from the exons aaCACAAGATACTGAATGTGGGGCCAACGGAGCCCTGGTCAGTCAGGGAGAAGCTGTGCCTGGCCTCCTCTGTTATGAGGAGCGGTGACCAAAactg GGTAAGTGTAAGTAGAGCCATCAAGCCTTTCGCAGAGCCTGGCCGTCCACCAGACTGGTTCTCGCAGAAG cACTGTGCCTCACAATATTCAGAACTGCTGGAAGCCACAGAAGCGCCTAA GCGTAAGCGCGGTGAAAAGGGCGAGGTGGTCGAGACCATTGAAGATGTCATCGTTCGTAGGCTGACTGCTGAGAGAATAGAGGAGTTAAAAAAACTTATACGAGACACACAAGAGCAATACAG gaAGTTGAAGAAGGAGGTGGATCTAATACAGATGGGTCACATGGACTCTCAGCTGAAGGAGCTCTGGGGAGAGATCACACT aaagaagaaacaagaCGAGGAGGAAGCAGAACAGAAGAGGAAAGCCACAGAAACGGCGTACCAAG CTCGTCAGGCAGTGAAAAACACACCTAAGCGTCTGCCCAGTGTGACTGTACGGTCTCCTCTGGGTGCTAGCCCCCCAGCCCTGGATTCTCAGACTGACTCTTCGGTCCCTACCCCACCCACAGAGACAGGAGCTGGCGCCTCTGAAGATACCACAACCACTCACTCAGTT GCTCAGGGGGTCGGAGTGTTTCTGCCAGCAGCAGACCCTCCAGGACCTGGGCCCAAAGATGGTGGACTCGCTGCTCTAGTAGATGACTCGCCACAGAAAAGGCTTCTAGCCCAGAAGGCCACACCGCCACCCTCACCTCTGCTGTCagaactgctgaaaaaaaacaaccttatTTCAGCCAGCCCTCGCCTG GTTGCAGATGGAGACTCCACTGGGAGTCTAACTAATGGCATACAGACTGCTACAGCAGCCACTGCCTTACCACCTGGTCATGAGGTCATTACAG AGGGTGAAGCGGAGGCTGCGGTGAAAGCGGAGCTCGGTGAGGAGACAGGATTAGTAGAAGACCTTGTGGCTGTGTCTTACATGGGAGACGAACTGGACCTGGAGACAGTAGGAGACATCATTGCCATCATAGAGGAGAAG GTTGATGATCCTGTGGCTTTGGATGCTGCTGCGGTGGAAGCAGCGCTCTCCCTGTGTGAAGAGTCTGTGTCAGAAGGTCACACGCTCCCCAGCCCCTGGGATACCCAGGAACTCAAAGCTTCAGAGCCCACACCGACAGTCCAAGAATCAGACCCCACACAAACACCTCACGATGTGGACACAGTGTCAGCCCCGACACCTGTCAGCCaggagaaacaaaaccagacagatACTAAAAGGGAAGAACTGCTTAAGAGAAACTATGAGGGACCTGAggtgacaggaagtgatgtcacttCTTCTGTCACCTCTGATGATGGCGCAGCAGCAAGTGAAGTTACAGAGGAGGGGACTGTGTCCAAAGAAGTCACTGAAGTTACAGTGAAGAGTGAAGGAGAGGAGTGGAGCAAGCCTGAACCCAACCCACCTTGCTTAG ACTCTGAGGACAGCTCTGTGTCCGGGAAAGAGTCTAAG gaagtgaaggaggaggaggcagggaGTGAGGGTGATCCTGAAGAATTGatggagctgaaggaggagtgTGGCGAGGGGGAGGGTCCCTATTTGTCAGAAGTGGATCGGGCAGCCAGTGAGAGTGAGGATGGATATGGCCCGCCCTCCCAACGCTACACTGCTGATTCACTGGCCAGCAGCCCTGCCTCTTCTTCCCAGCT CTCTACATGTGGTGAGGACCAGGAGGCGGTCCAGGCACAGAAGATCTGGAAGAAGGCGATTATGCTGGTTTGGAGAGCTGCAGCCAACCACAG GTACGCCAGCGTCTTCCTGCAGCCTGTGTCAGACGATATCGCCCCAGGTTATCACAGCATTGTACACAG ACCCATGGACCTGTCAGCCATAAAGAAGAACATCGAGTCTGGTGTTATCCGCACCACTGCTGAGTTCCAGCGCGACATCATGCTGATGTTTCAGAATGCCGTCATGTACAACTCGTCGGACCACGACGTGTACCACATGGCGCTGGAGATGCAGCGCGACGTCCTGGAGCACGTCCAGCAGTTCCTGGCCACCCAACTCATCATGCAGACCTCAGAGAGCGCCATCTCTGCCAAGAGTCTCCGTGGCAGGGAGGGAAACCGTAAACCAGGAGAGCCGGCTGAGAAG GATGGGGGCACCAGGGGTCGCCGGAGTGCCATGGAGGCCGATCTCAAGATGAAGAAATAG
- the sting1 gene encoding stimulator of interferon genes protein, with product MQCLREQDALIPRPRGSLPKVCAAVLVTVTIGGVMLFSPERSISLIALAALTLTVGSLLHGLCLLAEELLYHSNTRYRGQRLLSHMLPACGLGGKTLLAAGVAGLTLYLARHHLPHKGQSWELAFLVTVLYPLLKVLGVLGPSEVEVSDICEGRKMNVAHGLAWSFYLGYLRLVLPRLEASITAFHATHQLNNTSWGRGSRKLLILVPLNANISHKLEDEDDNIQFYDNLPNNEIDRAGVRGRVYKHSVYSVMDQNGKAHDCVVEYATPLLTLYSMSQESSAGFGEPERRQQVLLFYRTLQDILEHSLECRNRYKLILLDDKHEDDPHFLSKAILRHMEQQEKEEFCLTPPPHQEMARPFVGTSGASNGDMHNPELMSREPTLMISLDKPQPLKEPTENTYHYTRQK from the exons ATGCAATGCCTTCGAGAGCAGGATGCTCTAATCCCTCGGCCCCGTGGGAGTTTACCTAAAGTCTGTGCCGCAGTGCTGGTTACTGTCACTATAGGAGGCGTAATGCTATTCTCTCCCGAACGGTCGATCAGCTTGATTGCCCTGGCAGCACTCACGCTGACTGTTGGCTCTTTGCTACATGGGCTCTGTctgctggcagaggagctgctATACCATTCAAACACAAG GTATCGAGGACAAAGGCTGCTGAGCCACATGCTGCCAGCCTGTGGTTTGGGGGGAAAGACCCTGCTCGCTGCTGGTGTGGCAGGCCTCACGCTGTACCTGGCTAGACACCATCTACCACACAAAGGCCAGTCCTGGGAACTCGCTTTCCTGGTCACTGTCCTTTACCCACTGTTAAAAGTCCTTGGAGTCCTG GGTCCGTCGGAGGTGGAGGTGTCAGACATCTGCGAGGGGAGGAAGATGAATGTAGCCCACGGCCTAGCCTGGTCCTTCTACCTGGGGTACCTGCGACTGGTGCTGCCAC GTTTGGAAGCGTCCATCACAGCATTTCATGCCACACACCAGTTAAACAACACCTCGTGGGGTCGCGGCTCCCGGAAGCTCCTCATCCTCGTCCCTCTTAATGCCAACATTTCACACAAGCTGGAGGACGAGGATGACAACATCCAATTCTATGACAACCTCCCAAACAACGAGATTGACAGGGCAGGAGTCCGGGGGCGGGTCTACAAGCACAGCGTCTACAGCGTAATGGATCAGAATGGGAAG gcCCATGATTGTGTGGTGGAGTATGCAACACCTCTGCTGACACTGTACAGCATGTCCCAGGAGAGCAGTGCTGGATTTGGGGAGCCTGAGCGCAGACAGCAGGTTCTGCTCTTCTACAGGACCCTGCAGGACATCCTGGAGCACTCGCTGGAGTGTCGCAACCGCTACAAACTCATCCTGCTCGATG ACAAGCATGAGGACGACCCTCACTTCCTGTCCAAGGCCATCCTCAGACACATGGAGCAGCAGGAGAAAGAGGAGTTCTGTCTCACACCACCACCTCACCAAGAGATGGCACGCCCTTTTGTGGGTACTTCAGGTGCTAGTAACGGTGATATGCACAACCCAGAGCTGATGAGCAGAGAGCCCACGCTCATGATCAGCCTGGACAAACCTCAGCCTCTGAAGGAACCTACTGAGAACACTTACCACTACACCAGACAAAAATAA